A section of the Oreochromis niloticus isolate F11D_XX linkage group LG9, O_niloticus_UMD_NMBU, whole genome shotgun sequence genome encodes:
- the LOC100710206 gene encoding phosphatidate phosphatase LPIN2 encodes MNYVGQLAGQVLVTVKELYKGINQATLSGCIDVIVVRQPDGTFQCSPFHVRFGKLGVLRSREKVIDIEINGEPVELHMKLGDNGEAFFVQETEQNNEIVPAHLVTSPIPTEEPLFRSRESRCGGTTAETSQPLSLEEPVSGNLHPCSNSAGKKKKRRRRKHKAEPRKEEQTTVSAGGELELCDLSSDEEQNAHSGRVSSLSAMKENMDHRQHSPLTALEWDSYPFSDGDWSPCTTEVPEPMSPKSDSELMVKPSESMLRAESHMQWTWGEFPESTRVNKKDKWEPKTLTITPSENTHFRVILSSEAMEEESRGGRGTTDPVCSIVKPEPRTIKPDECSCKAQAPAASSRGTNITEPKPDLSSLISSSFTPEPCPSNADLSAKNTRKAKWTSSPPSRQDSSSTASGGSNQTGDSAAVCPDPSATSKATDSPIKRRVVRKRSQHQGPEDIYLEDLTALEPDVAARYFPKSESEQVNKHWVETGQRSGSQSPQSVGSAAADSGTECLSDSAGDLPDVTLSLCGGVGENSEISKEKFMEHIITYNDFAENPAIIDNPNLVVRIANRYYNWTLAAPLILSMQAFQKNLPKATEEAWVKEKMPKKSGRWWFWRKSSVKQLSSETKLERQESLTTESPSLHQAPETQQKAAEWSSDDETKELNAVAPALTPTERAQTENQAPQPCHSYKKSLRLSSDQIASLKLREGPNDMTFSITTQYQGTCRCAGTIYLWNWDDKVIISDIDGTITKSDVFGQILPQLGKDWTHQGIAKLYHSVHENDYKFLYCSARAIGMADMTRGYLHWVNDRGTLLPQGPLLLSPSSLFSAFHREIIEKKPEKFKIECLTDIKNLFFPNTHPFYAAFGNRESDVFAYKKVGVPVCRIFTVNPKGELILEQAKGNKTSYSRLSELVEHVFPLRSTQHNATFSCPEFSSFSYWREPIAEVCLEELL; translated from the exons ATGAACTATGTGGGGCAGCTGGCAGGCCAGGTGCTGGTGACAGTAAAGGAGCTCTATAAAGGGATCAATCAGGCCACTCTCTCAGGCTGCATTGACGTGATTGTGGTCCGACAGCCCGATGGGACGTTCCAGTGCTCTCCTTTCCATGTCCGCTTCGGAAAACTGGGGGTGCTGCGCTCCAGGGAGAAAGTA ATTGATATAGAGATCAATGGAGAACCTGTGGAGCTGCACATGAAGCTTGGAGACAATGGAGAGGCCTTCTTTGTCCAGGAGACGGAGCAGAATAAT GAGATTGTTCCAGCCCATTTGGTGACCTCACCTATCCCCACAGAAGAGCCTCTGTTCAGGAGCAGAGAATCCAGATGTGGGGGAACAACAGCAGAGACCAGCCAGCCCCTCAGTCTGGAAGAGCCAGTCTCTGGAAACCTCCACCCCTGCTCCAATTCAGCtggtaaaaagaagaagagacgCAGGAGAAAGCACAAAGCCGAGCCACGTAAGGAGGAGCAAACGACGGTGTCTGCAGGCGGGGAGCTGGAGCTGTGTGATCTCAGTTCAGATGAAGAGCAAAATGCACACAGTGGACG AGTATCTTCACTGTCTGCAATGAAGGAAAATATGGACCACAGACAACATTCCCCACTCACCGCCCTTGAATGGGACAGCTACCCATTCTCTGATGGCGACTGGTCGCCCTGCACTAC GGAGGTGCCTGAGCCCATGTCACCGAAGAGTGACTCGGAGCTGATGGTGAAGCCGTCAGAGAGCATGCTCAGGGCTGAGTCGCACATGCAGTGGACCTGGGGGGAATTTCCAGAATCTACCAGG GTCAACAAAAAGGACAAATGGGAGCCAAAGACGTTGACCATCACTCCCTCAGAGAACACGCACTTCAGGGTTATTTTGAGCTCTGAAGCCATGGAGGAAGAGTCCAGAGGAGGACGGGGAACAACAGATCCCGTTTGCAGTATCGTAAAACCTGAGCCCCGAACCATCAAACCTGATGAATGTAGCTGCAAAGCACAGGCCCCTGCTGCTTCATCACGTGGTACAAACATTACAGAACCCAAGCCAGACCTTTCAAGTTTGATATCAAGCAGCTTTACACCAGAGCCCTGCCCAAGCAATGCTGACCTCAGTGCAAAAAATACACGCAAGGCCAAGTGGACATCTTCACCTCCCAGCCGCCAGGACAGCAGCTCGACTGCCAGCGgaggtagtaaccagaccggagactctgcagctgtttgtcCTGACCCAAGTGCCACTTCAAAAGCCACCGACTCACCCATCAAGAGAAGGG ttgtgaggaagaggagccaACATCAGGGACCGGAAGATATTTACCTGGAAGACCTCACCGCACTCGAGCCTGACGTTGCTGCCCGGTACTTCCCAAAAAG TGAGTCAGAACAGGTCAATAAACACTGGGTGGAGACAGGACAACGCTCTGGATCCCAGTCACCCCAGTCAGTGGGGAGTGCAGCAGCAGACAGTGGCACTGAGTGTCTGTCTGACTCTGCTGGAGACCTGCCTGATGTCACGCTGTCACTGTGTGGAGGCGTCGGTGAGAACTCGGAGATCTCTAAAG aaaAATTCATGGAGCACATCATAACCTACAATGACTTTGCAGAGAATCCGGCAATTATTGATAATCCTAATTTGGTGGTCAGAATTGCAAACAG GTATTATAACTGGACACTGGCAGCACCATTGATACTCAGTATGCAAGCTTTCCAGAAGAACCTGCCAAAG GCTACAGAGGAGGCCTGGGTGAAGGAGAAAATGCCAAAAAAGTCGGGACGCTGGTGGTTCTGGAGAAAGAGCAGCGTGAAGCAG TTATCATCAGAGACCAAGTTGGAGAGACAGGAGTCTCTGACCACAGAGAGCCCTTCCCTCCACCAGGCCCCAGAAACACA GCAGAAAGCTGCAGAGTGGTCCAGCGATGATGAGACTAAAGAGCTGAATGCTGTGGCTCCTGCTTTAACACCTACTGAGCGCGCGCAGACGGAAAACCAAGCACCACAACCGTGTCACTCTTACAAGAAATCCCTCCGGCTTTCGTCTGATCAGATA GCCAGTCTGAAGTTAAGAGAGGGGCCAAATGATATGACCTTTAGCATAACCACTCAGTACCAGGGAACGTGTCGCTGTGCAGGGACCATCTACCTGTGGAACTGGGATGACAAGGTCATCATTTCTGACATCGATGGGACCATCACCAA ATCAGATGTGTTTGGTCAGATTCTACCTCAACTTGGTAAAGACTGGACCCACCAGGGAATTGCTAAGCTTTACCACTCAGTGCATGA GAATGACTACAAGTTCCTGTACTGCTCGGCTCGAGCCATCGGCATGGCTGACATGACTCGAGGGTATTTGCACTGGGTGAACGACAGAGGGACTCTCCTGCCTCAGggacccctcctcctctccccaaGCAGCCTCTTCTCAGCCTTCCACAG AGAAATCATAGAAAAGAAGCCTGAGAAGTTCAAAATCGAATGCCTCACAGACATCAAGAACTTGTTCTTCCCAAACACACACCCCTTCTATGCTGCCTTTGGAAACCGAGAAAGC GATGTGTTTGCCTACAAGAAAGTGGGCGTTCCTGTGTGCCGAATATTCACAGTGAATCCCAAGGGGGAGCTGATCCTCGAACAAGCCAAAGGCAATAAAACATC aTACAGCCGGTTGAGTGAACTGGTGGAACATGTTTTCCCTCTGCGGAGTACACAACACAACGCCACCTTCAGCTGCCCAGAGTTCAGCTCCTTCTCTTACTGGAGAGAGCCCATCGCTGAGGTGTGCCTCGAGGAGCTGCTTTAA